In one Alnus glutinosa chromosome 14, dhAlnGlut1.1, whole genome shotgun sequence genomic region, the following are encoded:
- the LOC133856974 gene encoding uncharacterized protein LOC133856974 has protein sequence MTNHEETGSPGWGASFEDVARAVAAAAAAATAARSPRPSVVFSLKDDNGGSPMQKLQRQVARVLKGFAQPSEVKSATYNPEVLTSQKRQWASFQLQYLDHRSLKEPTRLFESMVVVGLHPNCDIQALHRQYIARKSEGSGRLRSALSSQNQSRVEPNIEPQVLFVYPPEKQLPLKYKDLLSFCFPGGLEVHSIERSPSMSELNEILLGQEHLKQSDLSFVFRLQVADDSTMYGCCVLVEELVQKPSGLLSMISDKQPSCSSLSRHILTTRRCYCILSRLPFFELHFGVLNSIFTEERLERLTKDIGILNFESPEDCRKEENFEENTDENLDGVSPNHRVAEDMLNGTAEISELSLRESKPERDSDDGSHEERQMLDGDLFLLKKGVNDNVVPVDPDSEMVTVKRESSAANSEDCDINADDCSTNKQVVEKRVPNAVLPLLRQCQYESSESSSSFQGSPSDERNFRSDVDDTETEEASFSGQEDPSDLIDILEWAKANNHGSLQIICEYYRLHFPARGLTLRFWPLEHLHPLEYHRPDETVLHIAGSTIDLRSCSTSLEFAEAHGVLMVEEEATALSVWAVACICGSLRLENVLTLFAGALLEKQIVVVCSNLGILSASVLSIIPLIRPYQWQSLLMPILPNDMLDFLDAPVPYIVGVKNKTNEVQSKLTNVILVDVNKNQVKSPSIPQLPQQKELFSSLRPYHAKLVGESYLGRKRPVYECTDVQVEAAKGFLAVLRSYLDSLCSKLRSHTITNVQSNDDKVSLLLKESFIDSFPSRDRPFMKLFVDTQLFSVHTDLVLSFFQKE, from the exons ATGACTAATCATGAAGAGACTGGTAGCCCAGGTTGGGGTGCTTCGTTTGAAGATGTTGCAAGAGCTGTCGCCGCTGCGGCTGCTGCTGCCACTGCTGCTCGTTCACCACGCCCATCTGTGGTATTTTCATTGAAAGATGATAATGGTGGTAGCCCAATGCAAAAACTGCAGCGCCAAGTTGCTAGAGTGCTAAAAGGATTCGCACAGCCATCTGAAGTGAAAAGTGCAACTTACAATCCAGAAGTTCTGACTAGCCAAAAGCGCCAATGGGCAAGCTTTCAGTTGCAATACTTG GATCATAGGTCTTTAAAGGAGCCGACAAGACTTTTTGAGAGCATGGTAGTTGTAGGGCTTCATCCTAACTGTGATATTCAAGCACTTCATAGGCAATACATTGCCAGAAAGTCCGAAGGTTCTGGAAGATTGCGAAGTGCGCTGAGTTCTCAGAATCAATCGCGTGTAGAACCCAACATTGAACCTCAG GTCTTATTTGTTTACCCTCCAGAAAAGCAACTGCCTCTTAAATACAAAGATCTTCTTTCATTTTGCTTCCCAGGAGGCTTGGAG GTTCATTCCATTGAGAGAAGTCCTTCCATGAGTGAGTTGAATGAAATTCTTCTTGGGCAG GAACACCTCAAACAAAGTGATCTCTCCTTTGTATTCCGGTTACAG gttgCTGATGATTCAACAATGTATGGATGCTGTGTGTTAGTTGAAGAACTAGTACAAAAGCCCTCTGGATTGCTTTCCATGATTTCAGATAAACAACCTTCCTGCTCATCTTTAAGCCGTCATATATTAACCACACGGAGATGTTATTGCATTCTCTCAAGGCTTCCATTCTTCGAATTGCATTTTGGTGTATTGAATAG CATATTCACAGAAGAAAGGTTGGAACGGTTAACGAAAGATATtggtattttgaattttgagtcCCCTGAGGATTGTAGGAAGGAAGAAAACTTTGAAGAAAATACAGATGAAAATTTAGATGGTGTATCACCGAATCATAGAGTTGCAGAGGACATGCTGAATGGAACTGCAGAAATTTCTGAATTAAGTTTAAGAGAGTCTAAGCCTGAAAGAGATTCAGATGATGGGAGTCATGAAGAGCGTCAAATGCTTGATGGGGACCTTTTCTTGCTGAAGAAAGGTGTCAATGATAATGTTGTTCCTGTAGATCCTGATTCTGAGATGGTGACAGTGAAACGAGAATCTAGTGCTGCAAATTCTGAAGATTGTGATATCAACGCTGATGATTGCTCGACAAATAAGCAAGTGGTAGAAAAGCGTGTACCAAATGCTGTCCTGCCACTCCTGCGGCAATGTCAGTATGAAAGCTCTGAATCTTCCTCTAG TTTTCAGGGTTCTCCTAGTGACGAAAGAAATTTTAGAAGTGATGTTGATGATACGGAGACAGAAGAGGCTTCTTTCTCTGGCCAGGAGGATCCCAGTGACCTCATTGATATTCTTGAATGGGCTAAG GCAAACAATCATGGATCATTACAGATAATATGCGAGTATTATCGGTTACATTTCCCTGCCAGGGGTTTAACACTTAGGTTTTGGCCTTTGGAGCACCTGCATCCTTTGGAATATCACAGACCAGATGAAACAGTTTTACATATTGCTGGCTCAACTATTGATTTGAGATCATGCAGTACAAGTCTGGAGTTTGCTGAG GCTCACGGTGTACTTATGGTGGAGGAGGAAGCAACTGCATTATCAGTTTGGGCTGTTGCATGCATATGTGGCTCCTTACGACTTGAGAAT GTCTTGACATTGTTTGCAGGAGCTCTACTGGAGAAGCAGATTGTGGTTGTTTGTTCCAATCTG GGAATCTTATCTGCCTCAGTTTTGTCCATTATCCCTCTAATCCGTCCCTACCAGTGGCAAAGCCTGCTAATGCCG ATCTTACCAAATGACATGCTGGACTTTTTGGATGCACCTGTCCCGTACATT GTGGGTGTGAAGAACAAAACCAATGAAGTACAGTCAAAGTTGACTAATGTCATTTTGGTTGATGTCAACAAGAACCAG GTGAAGTCACCGTCGATACCTCAACTGCCACAACAAAAGGAGTTATTTTCCTCCTTACGTCCTTATCACGCAAAACTTGTAGGAGAAAGTTATTTGGGGAGGAAACGGCCCGTGTATGAATGCACAGATGTGCAG GTCGAAGCAGCCAAGGGTTTCCTAGCAGTGCTAAGGTCTTACTTGGATTCTCTTTGCTCTAAGCTCCGTTCACATACAATTACAAATGTACAGTCCAATGATGATAAG GTATCATTGCTTTTGAAGGAGAGTTTCATCGACTCATTCCCTAGTCGTGATCGACCATTTATGAAG CTTTTTGTGGACACACAACTCTTTTCTGTACATACAGATCTCGTTCTTTCATTCTTCCAGAAGGAATAG